In the Candidatus Acidiferrales bacterium genome, one interval contains:
- a CDS encoding metallopeptidase TldD-related protein: MILRRHNSFRFFIAAIALAFTLARPAAAQNDNDHTLEAMQDEMNRSVARLQLPGQQKPFYIQYRVLDMDIRAVSASFGDLISSTHTRIRQMSVGVRVGNYQLDSSNFISQDGFQGFLGSTGQVGIDRDYHSLRQDLWLATDQAYKEALVNLSNKQAFLNSLARPPEIADFSKEPPVVEVQPLMKPDWTSRNWENEAREASKVFRNSPDLYGTRVHYYIVYTTYYLVTSEGTKLRIPQTVSGIEASLSTQAVDGMPLHNYYSDYAQRSEDLPHPKDVSKGLAQVAQELENLRIAPNVQDYEGPVLFDAPAAASVLAQALEPSLSGARPPLSAVPQFDQMMQQMGAHSDWSGRLNTRVLPLNVSLTDDPTEPNFQGQPLFGSYDVDAEGVRAQRVALVEDGILKNLLMSRRPGPDFGQSNGHARSALLSTPQPLSSNLIFEATNTLSSGDLRKKFLDMCKSNGQQWCIEIKRMDNPALASATQQDFSDIISGVAQGLSSGDRLPLMVYRVYVSDGHEELVRGSHIKGLDLRSFRTIAGIGNDFTVYNFMQNSEAGITGTALDTFGSVEGGMPSSIVAPSLLLEDVELGGFHGEPRRLPLLPAPPLQ, translated from the coding sequence GTGATTTTGCGCCGTCATAATTCGTTCCGGTTTTTCATCGCCGCCATCGCGCTGGCCTTCACCTTGGCTCGGCCCGCCGCGGCGCAAAACGACAACGATCACACGCTCGAAGCCATGCAGGATGAAATGAATCGCTCCGTCGCCCGCCTCCAGCTTCCCGGCCAGCAGAAGCCTTTTTACATTCAATATCGCGTCCTCGACATGGACATCCGTGCCGTCAGCGCTTCTTTCGGCGATTTGATTTCCTCCACGCATACGCGCATTCGCCAGATGTCCGTCGGCGTCCGTGTCGGCAACTATCAGCTCGATAGTTCCAATTTCATCAGTCAGGATGGCTTTCAGGGTTTTCTCGGCTCCACTGGCCAGGTCGGCATCGACCGCGACTACCATTCCTTGCGTCAGGATCTCTGGCTCGCCACGGACCAGGCCTATAAGGAAGCTCTCGTCAATCTTTCCAATAAGCAGGCTTTCCTCAACAGCCTCGCTCGCCCGCCCGAGATCGCCGATTTCTCCAAGGAACCACCCGTCGTGGAAGTTCAGCCGCTGATGAAGCCAGATTGGACTTCGCGCAACTGGGAAAACGAAGCTCGCGAAGCCTCCAAAGTTTTCCGCAATTCTCCGGACCTTTACGGCACGCGCGTCCACTACTACATCGTCTATACCACCTACTATCTCGTCACCAGCGAAGGCACCAAGCTTCGCATTCCGCAAACTGTTTCTGGCATCGAAGCCAGTCTCAGCACGCAGGCCGTCGACGGCATGCCTCTGCACAATTACTACTCCGATTATGCCCAGCGCTCCGAAGACCTTCCTCATCCGAAGGATGTCAGCAAAGGTCTCGCTCAGGTCGCTCAGGAGCTCGAGAATTTGCGCATCGCTCCGAACGTTCAGGACTACGAAGGTCCCGTGCTTTTTGACGCTCCCGCTGCTGCGTCTGTACTCGCTCAGGCTCTCGAGCCGTCGCTATCCGGCGCGCGGCCGCCGCTTTCCGCCGTTCCTCAGTTCGATCAAATGATGCAGCAAATGGGCGCTCACAGCGATTGGAGCGGCCGCCTCAACACGCGCGTTCTTCCCTTGAACGTTTCTCTCACCGATGATCCCACCGAGCCGAATTTCCAGGGCCAGCCGCTTTTTGGCTCCTATGACGTCGATGCCGAAGGCGTTCGCGCCCAGCGCGTGGCTCTCGTCGAAGACGGCATCCTGAAAAATCTCCTCATGTCCCGCCGCCCCGGCCCGGATTTCGGCCAGTCCAATGGCCACGCGCGTTCTGCCTTGCTTTCCACGCCCCAGCCTCTCAGCAGCAATTTGATCTTCGAAGCCACCAACACTCTGAGCTCCGGCGACCTGCGCAAAAAATTCCTCGACATGTGCAAATCCAATGGCCAGCAATGGTGCATTGAAATCAAGCGCATGGATAATCCCGCGCTCGCCTCCGCGACGCAGCAGGATTTTTCCGACATTATTTCCGGTGTCGCGCAGGGCTTGAGCAGCGGCGACCGTCTGCCGCTCATGGTGTATCGCGTCTACGTTTCAGACGGCCACGAAGAGCTGGTCCGTGGCTCGCACATCAAAGGTCTCGATCTTCGTTCGTTCCGCACCATCGCCGGCATCGGCAACGATTTCACGGTCTACAATTTCATGCAAAACTCCGAGGCGGGCATCACCGGCACTGCGCTCGATACCTTCGGCTCGGTCGAGGGCGGCATGCCCAGCTCTATCGTCGCTCCGTCCCTGCTCCTCGAAGACGTCGAGCTCGGCGGCTTTCATGGCGAGCCTCGCCGCCTCCCTCTTCTCCCTGCTCCGCCTTTGCAGTAG